One window of Helicobacter winghamensis ATCC BAA-430 genomic DNA carries:
- the lptE gene encoding LPS assembly lipoprotein LptE → MRKITLFIALVICFSACGYKPLAHNTQKTLGDKIYIEVKIDPRDPQNSVTLKDELSKSIFERLHANIVDKDEATSIIEVQLRSVSFNSLAENRTGFATFYRCEVVVEFKYINNLSQKMRVFNKKGFYNFSLNESSIITDSVRLEAINYATLQALDGFISQAGIDGY, encoded by the coding sequence ATGCGAAAAATTACTCTATTTATTGCTTTGGTTATTTGTTTTAGTGCGTGTGGTTATAAACCTTTGGCGCATAATACACAAAAAACACTTGGTGATAAAATTTATATAGAAGTCAAGATTGATCCTAGAGATCCTCAAAATAGCGTTACATTAAAAGATGAACTTTCTAAAAGCATTTTTGAGCGTTTGCACGCAAATATTGTGGATAAGGATGAGGCAACTTCTATTATAGAAGTGCAGTTGCGATCGGTTAGTTTTAACTCTCTTGCGGAAAATCGCACAGGTTTTGCGACATTTTATCGTTGTGAAGTTGTTGTAGAATTTAAATATATTAATAATTTAAGCCAAAAAATGCGCGTGTTTAATAAAAAGGGATTCTATAATTTTTCACTAAATGAAAGCTCCATTATTACAGATTCTGTACGCCTTGAAGCAATTAATTATGCGACATTACAGGCATTAGATGGATTTATCTCTCAAGCAGGAATTGATGGATATTAA
- the leuS gene encoding leucine--tRNA ligase, giving the protein MEYNPKVIEKKWQKFWEKSGAYEPKENKSLPKKYILSMFPYPSGNIHMGHVRNYCISDAIARKFRKDGYNVLHPIGWDAFGMPAENAAIKHKTHPKKWTYSNIKNMKSQLYSLGFSFSKTRELATCDLIYSKWEQSFFIAMWEKGLIYRKKGFLNWCPNDQTVLANEQVIEGKCWRCDTPVVQKEMYQYYIKITDYAEELLRDLDTLEGKWPNQVLTMQKNWIGKSEGLSFSFDLEKSIQSEDCVISALEVFTTRPDTIFGVSYCALAPEHPLVKAMLKNPEVYGLSKEAVEQIQAIQNTSERERAQQEKMGIPLGIYAIHPLSEKKIPLWVANFVLMGYGSGAVMSVPAHDERDFEFAKKYNLPIIPVIAPKDSVDYSKQGFYAESGTLINSQEYNGLDNEEAKRKIIAYFEKNGKGKSVVNYKLRDWGISRQRYWGTPIPLIHCEFCGIVPESLEKLPVALPEDVSIDGEGNPLDKHPTWKRCVCPQCGKEAIRETDTLDTFMESSWYFLRYTTSQSLRDSEAINTQEARYWMDVDEYIGGIEHAILHLLYARFFTKVLKTLGYTESSEPFSHLLTQGMVTKDGAKMSKSKGNVVDPSEIITQFGADTARLFILFAAPPIRELEWNDSAVEGSYRFIKRLCAKIEKVQKITALPKITAENLSEAEKYARKKVYEALKKSYETFTHESGYAFNTLIAACMEALNALNEQDNVEVWSEGYFILLNILEPIIPHICWELSQEYFNLANFAPIVVDGSALKEDSITMAITVNGKRRGEIKVALNAENAEVLALAKVAVEKWIADFTIVKEIVVPNKLVNFVVK; this is encoded by the coding sequence ATGGAATATAATCCTAAGGTTATTGAGAAGAAGTGGCAAAAGTTTTGGGAGAAGAGTGGCGCATATGAGCCAAAAGAAAATAAAAGTCTTCCCAAAAAGTATATTTTAAGTATGTTTCCATATCCTAGTGGAAATATCCATATGGGACATGTGAGAAATTATTGCATTAGTGATGCGATTGCTAGGAAGTTTCGTAAAGATGGTTACAATGTGTTGCATCCTATTGGTTGGGATGCTTTTGGAATGCCAGCGGAAAATGCAGCAATCAAGCATAAAACTCATCCTAAAAAATGGACTTATTCTAATATTAAAAATATGAAATCTCAGCTTTATAGCCTTGGATTTTCTTTTTCTAAAACGCGTGAACTTGCAACTTGTGATTTAATTTATTCTAAATGGGAGCAAAGCTTTTTTATTGCGATGTGGGAAAAGGGGTTAATTTATCGCAAAAAAGGCTTTTTAAATTGGTGCCCGAACGATCAAACTGTGCTTGCAAATGAGCAGGTGATTGAAGGAAAATGTTGGCGTTGTGATACGCCTGTAGTGCAAAAAGAGATGTATCAATACTATATTAAAATTACAGATTATGCTGAAGAGTTGCTAAGGGATTTAGATACGCTAGAGGGGAAGTGGCCTAATCAAGTCTTAACAATGCAAAAAAACTGGATTGGTAAATCAGAGGGTTTAAGTTTTTCTTTTGATTTGGAAAAGAGTATTCAAAGTGAGGATTGTGTGATTTCTGCTTTGGAAGTTTTTACTACGCGCCCTGATACGATTTTTGGCGTGAGTTATTGTGCGCTTGCACCTGAACACCCTCTGGTTAAAGCAATGCTAAAAAACCCAGAAGTTTATGGACTTTCCAAAGAAGCAGTAGAACAAATTCAAGCAATACAAAATACAAGCGAGAGAGAGCGCGCACAGCAGGAAAAAATGGGGATTCCGCTTGGAATTTATGCAATACATCCACTAAGCGAAAAAAAGATTCCACTATGGGTGGCAAATTTTGTTTTAATGGGTTATGGAAGCGGAGCAGTAATGAGTGTTCCAGCCCACGATGAAAGAGATTTTGAGTTTGCTAAAAAATACAATTTACCTATTATTCCTGTGATTGCGCCAAAAGATTCTGTAGATTATTCTAAACAAGGTTTTTATGCAGAAAGTGGAACATTAATTAATTCCCAAGAATATAATGGCTTGGACAATGAAGAAGCAAAGAGAAAAATTATTGCTTATTTTGAGAAAAATGGCAAGGGCAAGTCTGTTGTTAATTATAAGCTTCGTGATTGGGGGATTTCACGACAAAGGTATTGGGGGACGCCTATTCCTTTAATCCATTGTGAGTTTTGCGGGATTGTGCCAGAGTCTTTAGAAAAACTGCCCGTTGCATTGCCTGAAGATGTTAGTATTGATGGGGAGGGAAATCCTTTGGATAAGCACCCAACTTGGAAGCGTTGTGTTTGCCCACAATGTGGAAAGGAAGCAATAAGAGAAACAGATACGCTTGATACCTTTATGGAATCTAGTTGGTATTTTTTACGCTATACAACTTCGCAGAGCTTGCGTGATAGTGAAGCAATTAATACACAAGAAGCGCGATATTGGATGGATGTGGATGAATATATTGGCGGAATTGAACATGCGATTTTACACTTATTGTATGCGCGTTTTTTTACAAAGGTGTTAAAAACGCTTGGATATACAGAGTCTAGTGAGCCATTTTCTCATCTTCTAACGCAAGGAATGGTTACAAAAGATGGTGCAAAAATGAGCAAATCCAAAGGAAATGTTGTTGATCCTAGTGAGATTATCACGCAATTTGGCGCGGATACTGCAAGGCTCTTTATTCTTTTTGCGGCACCTCCTATTAGAGAGCTAGAATGGAATGACTCCGCTGTAGAAGGTTCTTATCGTTTTATTAAACGCTTGTGTGCGAAAATTGAAAAAGTACAGAAAATTACAGCTTTGCCAAAAATTACAGCAGAAAATTTAAGCGAAGCGGAAAAATATGCACGCAAAAAAGTTTATGAAGCATTGAAGAAATCTTATGAAACTTTTACGCATGAGAGTGGGTATGCTTTCAATACACTAATTGCTGCTTGTATGGAAGCTTTGAATGCTCTTAATGAACAAGATAATGTAGAAGTGTGGAGTGAGGGGTATTTTATTTTACTTAATATTTTAGAACCGATTATTCCACATATTTGTTGGGAGTTAAGCCAAGAATATTTTAATCTTGCAAATTTTGCTCCTATTGTTGTAGATGGATCTGCATTAAAAGAGGATTCCATTACAATGGCAATTACGGTTAATGGTAAGCGTAGAGGAGAAATTAAGGTTGCTTTAAATGCGGAGAATGCGGAAGTTTTAGCACTTGCAAAAGTAGCTGTTGAAAAGTGGATTGCAGATTTTACTATTGTTAAAGAAATTGTTGTGCCAAATAAGCTTGTGAATTTTGTGGTGAAATGA
- a CDS encoding Mur ligase family protein, translated as MSLRLECFLEQKGAEYAPFNPKRAPKLLEQLHLKFNKNQVIIQIIGTNGKGSTGRFLALMFKNLGVKTGHFTSPHLLFLRERFWIDGESVAESVLENAFDSLDIEILHKASYFEVLTFLAFRVFEKCEVVILEAGLGGEYDSTTTCSTPQLTLFTSIGIDHEEFLGKSIKEIATTKLNAMAKLSVLGFQREKEVISIAEKIVKEKDLELEKVEEIPQNILEYVKERNYPHYQAQNLTLAWKALVMAIKKIPTLKRLESKIDFDLNFSLDSFLRTLPLLDLQGRFQSLTPKIFLDVLHNVDGAKALLEHYITFSEDKTILIYNSYFDKNPKAILSLLKPIIERVEIFEVENSRIIKKGALEEILKALEIPYCDFSHLNKESQYLVCGSFSVVAKFLKDFKEKKIKEE; from the coding sequence ATGAGTCTTAGACTAGAGTGTTTTTTAGAGCAAAAGGGGGCAGAGTATGCACCTTTTAATCCAAAACGCGCACCAAAACTTTTAGAGCAACTTCACCTAAAATTCAATAAGAATCAAGTTATTATTCAAATAATAGGCACAAATGGTAAGGGTAGTACAGGAAGATTTCTAGCCTTAATGTTTAAAAATTTGGGAGTAAAGACTGGACATTTCACTTCGCCACATTTACTTTTTTTGCGTGAGCGGTTTTGGATTGATGGAGAGAGTGTTGCAGAATCTGTGCTGGAGAATGCTTTTGATAGCTTAGATATTGAAATTTTGCATAAAGCGAGTTATTTTGAAGTGCTTACATTTTTGGCTTTTAGAGTGTTTGAAAAATGTGAAGTGGTGATTTTAGAAGCAGGGCTTGGGGGGGAATATGATTCTACAACGACTTGTAGCACTCCACAACTCACACTTTTTACAAGTATTGGAATAGATCACGAAGAGTTTTTAGGAAAAAGCATTAAAGAGATTGCGACAACCAAACTTAATGCAATGGCTAAACTTTCTGTTTTAGGGTTTCAAAGAGAAAAGGAAGTAATAAGCATAGCTGAAAAAATTGTAAAAGAAAAAGATTTGGAGTTAGAGAAAGTAGAAGAGATTCCGCAAAACATTTTAGAGTATGTCAAGGAGCGTAATTATCCGCATTATCAAGCGCAAAATTTAACACTTGCTTGGAAGGCTTTGGTGATGGCGATAAAAAAGATTCCAACTTTAAAAAGGTTGGAATCTAAAATTGATTTTGATTTAAATTTTTCTTTAGATTCTTTTTTGCGAACACTTCCACTCCTTGATTTGCAAGGGAGATTTCAGAGTTTAACGCCAAAGATTTTTTTAGATGTGCTGCATAATGTTGATGGAGCAAAGGCATTATTAGAACATTATATAACTTTTAGTGAGGATAAAACAATTTTGATTTATAATTCTTATTTTGATAAGAATCCAAAAGCAATTCTATCGCTTTTAAAGCCTATAATTGAACGCGTTGAGATTTTTGAAGTGGAAAATTCGCGCATAATTAAAAAAGGCGCATTAGAGGAAATTTTAAAAGCATTAGAGATTCCTTATTGTGATTTTTCGCATTTAAATAAAGAATCGCAATACCTTGTGTGTGGTTCTTTTAGTGTGGTGGCAAAGTTTTTAAAAGATTTTAAAGAAAAGAAAATAAAAGAAGAATAG
- a CDS encoding DUF6394 family protein yields MDWGKVTFVFFILMSLTSTVGFLYEQNLVMLFIAGGVNILSTILKVGVRSFMSAELMAASLVADLHLIPSFIYMQVFNNVNVAVALALGALVANIVSIVFIAIESIKSYNNYN; encoded by the coding sequence ATGGATTGGGGAAAAGTAACTTTTGTCTTTTTTATTTTAATGAGTTTAACTTCTACGGTAGGTTTTTTGTATGAGCAAAATTTGGTGATGTTGTTTATAGCTGGTGGAGTAAATATTCTTTCTACAATTTTAAAAGTTGGTGTAAGAAGTTTTATGTCAGCAGAGCTTATGGCGGCATCTTTGGTCGCAGATTTGCATTTGATTCCATCTTTTATTTATATGCAAGTCTTTAATAATGTAAATGTTGCTGTGGCATTGGCACTTGGAGCATTGGTTGCAAATATAGTTTCTATTGTGTTTATTGCTATTGAAAGCATTAAGAGTTATAACAATTACAATTAG
- the mfd gene encoding transcription-repair coupling factor, which produces MQSSVYAFLKARKGEFKTRFKNGLIILCEDGRSALSCGDVAKFLGFKTFVFPDFRAAFGDDLRSYQEELSALFWTLREFYTFKGEKILFSPLYTLLHPLPNAESLLTMQLKVGDVLNLKSFKENLLYFGYEFVDLVELGGEVSMRGDIIDILTPNEQNPYRITLFDDEIESVRYFDSQTQLCSKENLDSLEIPPAFLSLNAESYENLKEAILAILQKQSILDGGSGDILGFGFWCLENLGITKDFLQDYPFVVLPNVKELAKEALGFNEQNANKLQCVFEGETLESTQEFEDFTYNFNSLQSFLEFHKQKTITILAKSEAQVRQAGIPLDAPYTFKFGVDYAINLLGKESLILSLNTPQKQQKRAKVKILLDELKVGDYVVHCDYGIAIFSGITQANIFGATRDFIALRYLGEDKLLLPVENLDRIDRYIADSGGIPILDKLGKGSFAKLKEKVKEKLFVIANAIIALAAKRELIDGVVFDVQKEEILLFQNKSGFHYTEDQTQAVNEIFKDLSSGKVMDRLLSGDVGFGKTEVAMNAMFVAFLSGFQSAMIVPTTLLAYQHFNTLKERFVPFGFKLARLDRYVSTKEKKQILRDLKNGELNAVVGTHALLSAEFKNLALMVVDEEHKFGVKQKEKIKDLSQNIHLLSMSATPIPRTLNMALSHIKGLSELKTPPSERQATRTFVKQLDDTLLKEIIMREMRRGGQMFYIHNSIATIRQKKEEILRVLPTLKIAILHSQIPAQEAEDIVLEFAKGTYQILLCTSIVESGIHLPNANTILVDNANYFGIADLHQLRGRVGRGNKEGFCYLLIEDFESITEDAKKRLLALEKNSFLGSGGALAYHDLEIRGGGNLLGEAQSGHIKNIGYSLYLRMLEDAIFALSGNVAQKEANVEVKLSVTAFLNAELIESERLRLEIYRRLSKCQEEKAVFAIEGEIEERFGRLDIYTRQFLDLIRIKIVARNCGIASIMNYQQNISFTSNNGDKISIKASSKDEDDVLKAVFLHLEKLQKG; this is translated from the coding sequence TTGCAAAGTAGCGTCTATGCATTTTTAAAAGCGCGTAAAGGGGAGTTTAAAACGCGCTTTAAAAATGGGCTTATTATCTTGTGTGAAGATGGAAGAAGTGCCTTATCTTGTGGAGATGTAGCGAAATTTTTAGGATTTAAAACATTTGTTTTTCCGGATTTTAGGGCAGCATTTGGTGATGATTTGCGCAGTTATCAAGAAGAATTAAGTGCGTTATTTTGGACATTAAGAGAGTTTTACACATTTAAAGGGGAGAAAATCTTATTTTCGCCCCTTTATACGCTACTGCACCCCTTGCCAAATGCGGAATCGCTTTTGACGATGCAGCTAAAAGTGGGCGATGTTTTAAATCTTAAAAGTTTTAAAGAGAACTTGCTATATTTTGGTTATGAATTTGTAGATTTGGTGGAGCTTGGTGGGGAAGTTTCAATGCGTGGGGATATTATTGATATTTTAACGCCAAACGAACAAAATCCTTATCGTATCACGCTTTTTGATGATGAGATTGAGAGCGTGCGCTATTTTGATTCTCAAACGCAATTATGTTCTAAAGAAAATTTAGATTCTTTAGAGATTCCTCCAGCGTTTTTAAGTTTAAATGCGGAATCTTATGAAAACTTAAAAGAAGCGATTTTAGCAATTTTACAAAAGCAATCAATACTAGATGGTGGAAGTGGAGATATTTTAGGCTTTGGATTTTGGTGTTTAGAAAATCTTGGAATCACAAAAGATTTTTTGCAAGATTATCCCTTTGTAGTTTTGCCTAATGTTAAGGAATTGGCAAAAGAAGCCTTGGGGTTTAATGAGCAAAATGCTAACAAATTACAATGTGTGTTTGAAGGCGAAACTTTAGAATCCACACAGGAATTTGAAGACTTTACTTATAATTTTAATAGCTTACAAAGTTTTTTAGAGTTTCATAAGCAAAAAACAATCACAATCCTTGCAAAAAGTGAAGCGCAAGTGCGTCAAGCTGGGATTCCACTAGATGCGCCTTATACTTTTAAGTTTGGAGTGGATTATGCAATTAATCTTTTGGGCAAAGAGAGTTTAATTCTCTCTCTTAATACTCCACAAAAGCAGCAAAAACGCGCGAAAGTTAAGATTTTGCTTGATGAATTAAAAGTTGGCGATTATGTGGTGCATTGTGATTATGGAATCGCAATTTTTAGTGGAATCACGCAGGCAAATATTTTTGGTGCAACGCGTGATTTTATTGCGTTGCGCTATTTGGGTGAAGATAAACTTCTTTTGCCTGTTGAAAATTTAGATAGGATAGATCGCTATATTGCTGATAGTGGTGGGATTCCAATTTTAGATAAACTTGGTAAAGGCTCTTTTGCAAAACTCAAAGAAAAGGTTAAAGAAAAACTTTTTGTGATTGCAAATGCCATTATTGCGCTTGCGGCAAAGCGTGAATTAATAGATGGTGTGGTGTTTGATGTGCAAAAAGAAGAGATATTGCTCTTTCAAAATAAAAGTGGATTCCATTATACGGAGGACCAAACACAAGCGGTTAATGAAATTTTTAAAGATTTAAGCAGCGGTAAGGTTATGGATAGGTTGCTTAGCGGAGATGTAGGCTTTGGAAAAACGGAAGTTGCAATGAATGCGATGTTTGTAGCGTTTTTAAGCGGTTTTCAATCGGCGATGATTGTGCCAACAACCTTGCTTGCCTATCAGCATTTTAACACGCTAAAAGAGCGATTTGTGCCTTTTGGATTTAAGTTAGCGCGCTTGGATAGATATGTTAGCACAAAAGAAAAGAAACAAATTTTAAGAGACTTGAAAAATGGAGAGTTAAATGCAGTAGTTGGCACACACGCTTTATTAAGTGCGGAGTTTAAAAATCTTGCTTTAATGGTGGTTGATGAAGAGCATAAATTTGGCGTGAAACAAAAAGAAAAAATTAAGGATTTGAGTCAAAATATCCATTTGCTCTCAATGTCAGCAACCCCGATTCCAAGAACGCTAAATATGGCACTCTCGCATATTAAGGGTTTAAGTGAACTAAAAACTCCCCCAAGTGAGCGTCAAGCAACGCGTACCTTTGTAAAGCAGCTTGATGATACTCTTTTAAAGGAAATCATTATGCGTGAAATGCGGCGCGGTGGGCAAATGTTTTATATCCACAATAGCATTGCGACAATCCGGCAAAAAAAAGAGGAAATTTTGCGCGTGTTACCAACGCTTAAGATCGCGATTTTACACTCACAAATTCCAGCACAAGAGGCAGAGGATATTGTGTTAGAGTTTGCTAAAGGGACTTATCAAATTTTGCTTTGCACAAGCATTGTGGAATCGGGTATCCATTTGCCTAATGCAAATACGATTTTAGTGGATAATGCAAATTATTTTGGAATTGCAGATTTGCACCAGTTGCGTGGGCGTGTTGGGCGTGGGAATAAAGAAGGTTTTTGTTATTTGCTTATAGAAGATTTTGAGTCCATCACAGAAGATGCTAAAAAGCGTTTGTTGGCTTTAGAGAAAAATTCCTTTTTAGGCAGTGGGGGGGCGTTAGCCTATCACGATTTAGAAATTCGCGGTGGGGGGAATTTGCTAGGGGAGGCACAGAGTGGGCATATTAAAAATATTGGCTACTCACTCTATCTTAGAATGCTTGAAGATGCGATTTTTGCATTAAGTGGAAATGTGGCGCAAAAGGAAGCAAATGTAGAGGTTAAATTAAGCGTAACGGCGTTTTTAAATGCGGAGTTGATAGAATCCGAACGCTTGCGTTTAGAGATTTATCGGCGATTATCAAAATGCCAAGAAGAAAAGGCTGTGTTTGCAATAGAAGGGGAGATTGAAGAAAGATTTGGGCGTTTGGATATTTACACAAGGCAGTTTTTGGATTTAATTCGCATTAAGATTGTTGCAAGAAATTGTGGAATCGCAAGCATTATGAATTATCAACAAAACATTAGTTTTACTTCAAATAATGGCGATAAGATAAGCATTAAAGCAAGTAGCAAAGATGAAGATGATGTGCTAAAGGCGGTGTTTTTGCATTTAGAAAAGCTACAAAAAGGATAA
- a CDS encoding GGDEF domain-containing protein — translation MQNTQSIAREALKELLKEGKDPTPEAYAQAYCVAAKKMGIAAESEFSIEKVLEMLETEAKENLPNKRFKNKNELFIALTKAINHLNFSKKNFSTSLEILKFLLRLLTTHPQKEISTLAKGNLIEIDKLNSKSMQSWRERWMEQVKKIPEFDALDSLKVLEILSNFKIPYFEIQKWQDEAKVLLKEQKPSKEAQIKLIKSLEGQILALGNAQYLQKKSDKELEIKDFASTTNPLKKSTQKPLEFKNATALPIDATTTLMSKAGMQEVLNYAEEAFIRENKNYSVIVFGIASYDKIKSHFGLEAAKRILATLGRLLKQYSNTSDLIAYYGDEEFLACLLGREKEEAIAFIYNLDKIVSNSKFMFQQTRIAIALSAQVSHRVEAKDLESMLKVSIDDFIKCKDSQGIIKYES, via the coding sequence ATGCAAAATACACAAAGTATTGCTAGAGAGGCATTAAAAGAACTTTTAAAGGAAGGTAAAGATCCAACTCCAGAAGCTTATGCGCAGGCTTATTGTGTGGCAGCCAAGAAGATGGGTATTGCAGCGGAATCAGAATTTAGTATTGAAAAAGTGCTTGAAATGTTAGAGACTGAGGCAAAGGAAAATTTACCAAATAAGAGATTTAAGAATAAAAATGAGCTTTTTATAGCCTTAACAAAAGCGATTAATCATTTGAATTTTTCTAAAAAAAATTTTAGCACTTCTTTGGAAATTTTAAAATTTCTTTTGCGTTTGCTTACTACACATCCTCAAAAAGAAATTAGCACACTTGCAAAAGGAAATTTAATAGAGATTGATAAGCTTAATTCTAAATCAATGCAAAGTTGGCGTGAGCGTTGGATGGAACAGGTTAAAAAGATTCCAGAATTTGATGCTTTGGATTCTTTAAAGGTGCTAGAAATTTTGAGTAATTTTAAGATTCCATATTTTGAGATTCAAAAATGGCAAGATGAAGCTAAAGTTTTATTGAAAGAGCAAAAGCCAAGCAAAGAAGCACAAATTAAGTTAATAAAAAGTCTAGAGGGGCAAATTTTAGCACTAGGTAATGCGCAATATTTGCAAAAGAAATCAGATAAAGAATTAGAGATAAAAGATTTTGCAAGCACAACAAATCCCTTAAAAAAATCAACACAAAAGCCCCTAGAATTTAAAAATGCAACAGCATTACCTATTGATGCAACTACGACTTTAATGTCTAAAGCTGGAATGCAAGAAGTGTTAAATTATGCCGAAGAAGCGTTTATTAGAGAAAATAAAAATTATTCTGTGATTGTTTTTGGAATTGCAAGTTATGATAAGATTAAATCACATTTTGGCTTGGAAGCAGCAAAACGGATCTTAGCAACACTTGGAAGATTATTGAAGCAATATAGTAACACAAGTGATTTAATTGCTTATTATGGAGATGAAGAGTTTTTGGCTTGTTTGCTTGGCAGAGAAAAAGAAGAAGCGATTGCTTTTATTTATAATTTAGATAAGATTGTAAGTAATAGCAAGTTTATGTTTCAACAAACACGCATTGCGATTGCTTTAAGCGCACAGGTTTCACATCGTGTAGAGGCAAAAGATTTGGAATCTATGCTTAAAGTTAGTATTGATGATTTTATTAAATGCAAAGACTCGCAAGGAATTATTAAATATGAGTCTTAG
- a CDS encoding peptidoglycan DD-metalloendopeptidase family protein: MKNRFVVTITDINGSKQYNIHQYVKQIILYVILLVVVIFFFSFISIQLLLKEVRQIEVKRDLMQEEYLKINEKNEELQALIDEKTEELVKVSDRIEDLEGIVGLSDQIVESQDLSLIERVDLASITGAQKAFVMQLIPNGAPLRGNYRITSDWGTRVNPVLRRTHLHTGIDFGLPIGTPIYAPADGVAYFANNSYNGGYGIMVKLEHSFGFSTFYAHLSKIVVKKGDFVRRGQIIAYSGNSGRSTGPHLHYEIRYLSQDVNPRPFIEWTMRDYTKIFEKEKSVKWQSLLTMINQLVEIQETPALLRREQK; the protein is encoded by the coding sequence ATGAAAAATCGTTTTGTGGTAACAATCACCGATATTAATGGTTCTAAACAATACAATATCCATCAGTATGTCAAGCAAATTATTTTGTATGTGATTTTACTTGTGGTTGTGATTTTTTTCTTTAGCTTTATTTCTATCCAGTTGCTTTTAAAAGAAGTGCGCCAGATTGAAGTTAAGCGTGATTTAATGCAGGAGGAATATTTAAAGATTAATGAGAAAAATGAAGAATTACAAGCTTTAATTGATGAAAAAACTGAAGAATTAGTCAAAGTTTCTGATAGAATTGAGGATTTAGAGGGAATTGTGGGATTGAGTGATCAAATTGTGGAATCCCAAGATTTAAGTTTAATTGAACGAGTGGATTTGGCAAGTATTACTGGGGCGCAAAAGGCGTTTGTAATGCAACTTATCCCAAATGGTGCACCTTTGCGCGGGAATTATCGTATCACTTCTGATTGGGGGACAAGAGTTAATCCAGTATTGCGCCGTACGCATTTACATACAGGAATTGACTTTGGGCTTCCTATTGGCACACCAATTTATGCGCCAGCTGATGGTGTAGCATATTTTGCAAATAATAGCTATAATGGTGGCTATGGAATTATGGTTAAACTTGAGCATTCCTTTGGCTTTAGCACCTTTTATGCGCATTTGAGTAAAATTGTTGTTAAAAAGGGCGATTTTGTAAGACGCGGGCAAATTATTGCTTATTCTGGCAATAGTGGGAGAAGCACTGGTCCGCATTTGCATTATGAGATCCGTTATTTAAGTCAAGATGTAAATCCGCGTCCATTTATTGAATGGACAATGAGAGATTACACTAAAATTTTTGAAAAGGAGAAAAGTGTCAAATGGCAATCTTTACTAACAATGATAAATCAACTAGTGGAAATTCAGGAAACACCAGCATTATTGCGAAGGGAACAAAAATAA
- a CDS encoding bactofilin family protein — MYSECSLHIDGDLEGNIVAKTNVVIGKSGNVDGSIDAEHLVISGKLMGNCTCNVVEILPQGRIDGSIVAKELIIEKGGEFVGQSVVHKNNEFEKNTTDLKAPKSISLNQKTEEGIAK, encoded by the coding sequence ATGTATAGCGAGTGCAGCTTACATATTGATGGAGATTTAGAGGGGAATATTGTTGCAAAAACCAATGTGGTTATTGGTAAGAGTGGTAATGTAGATGGAAGTATTGATGCAGAGCATTTAGTAATTAGCGGGAAGCTTATGGGGAATTGCACTTGTAATGTTGTAGAGATTTTACCACAAGGCAGAATTGATGGTAGCATAGTAGCAAAAGAGTTAATCATTGAAAAAGGTGGAGAGTTTGTAGGGCAAAGTGTTGTGCATAAAAACAATGAGTTTGAGAAAAATACGACAGATTTAAAAGCGCCAAAATCAATTTCGTTAAACCAAAAAACAGAGGAAGGTATTGCAAAGTAG